In Mycetocola spongiae, the genomic stretch CCCGCCCGCTCCAGGGCCTCCTCCAGATTACCCGCGGCCAGATCGCCGGTATACCCGGAGACCACGGAGGAGGGGGAGAACGCATCGGCGATCAGAACCCAGGCTAGTGCCAGGGTGGCGCAGAGCAGGATCAGTCCGCCCGCGATCACGAGGGGCACACGCAGCGAGCGGCGCGGCGGCTGCACCACGGGACCCTCGGCTCCCCACGGGGAGACCGAGGCGTTGAGGTGTGCGGAGGAGCGGGTCTGCTCGTGGATGCCATCGGCCACCGCCGCGGAATCACCCTCGGCGGGGAAACCCAGCAGTTCCAGGAGCGGGATACCCTCCTCCTGCACCCCGGCATTGGGGGTGCGGCGGGGCCCGGGAGGGGCAAATTGTCGGCGCACCGCGCGCACGGGATTCAGCGAGGGCAGGCGGCGGCGCGGCCGCGGGGGCGCGCTGACGGAGGTCTGCGCCGGATCGGCATCGCTCGAGTGCGATTCCGCGGAGCGGGGCCCGGCCGGGCCCGCGGACTCGGTGTCTTCACGGTCGATATCCTCGGCGGGTTCCGCAATATCCTCGGCGGGTTCCGCAATATCCTTGGCGGGTTCCGCGGGGACGGGTTTCTCGGAGACGGGTTCCTCGATTTTTGCCGCGGTGCCCGGGGTGGCGGCCCCGGGGGTCGGGGCCGTCGCCGGTTCGGCCCGGTTCCCGGCCGGCTCGATCCGGGCCACCGGCCGCGTGACGGGTTCGGGATCTTCCCCGGGCTCGCCGCGGCTCCCGGGGGTCGTGGAGAGGGGCTGGGCGGCACGGGGGCCACTCAGCAGCGCGGCCGCGTTGCGTGCCGCGGCGGAACGCGCGGGGGCAACCGCGGCGGGGGTGTCCACTTCCGGGGTCTGCGCCGCGGGGGTTTCCACCACGGGAGCCTCCGCCGCCGGGGTTTTCTTCGCGGGGGTCTCCGCCACGGGGGTCTCCGTTACGGGGGTCTCCGTTACGGGGGTGTCCTTTTCCGGGGCCGCCGCCACCGGGGTATCTGCCACCGGGGTATCTTCCACCGGGGCGTCCGCGACCATCGCGGCGGGCTTTCCCGATACGCCGGCGGGGGCGTGGACCGGGGTAGCCTCGGTCGCGGGCTCGATCCCGGGGGTCGGCTTCGAGTTTTTTGCGCGGGCGTCGATCCGCACGGTCACGTCCAGGTCCACGGTATCCGAGTCCTCGGTCGAGCGCACGATCGGGCCCGTCTCGGTGACCTCTACGGGGCCCCGAAACACGGAGTCCACCGGAACCGGGGCCGGGGCGGGAGCCGAGGGCGCCTCCCGCGGGATAGCCGGTGTGGCCTCCTCGGCGACGGGGCGTTCAAAGGGGCTCTTGGGGCGAGCCGGGGTCGCCGCGCTTGGTTCCACTGCCCGGGGGGCGGCGGATTTTTGGGCGGTCTTTTTCTTGGCGGGGACCGCGGTGCCCGCCGCCTGCGCGGTCGCGGGAGTCTTCACCGCGGGAGTTTTCGCCGCGGGCTTCTCGGCCGCGGGCTTTTTCGTCGCAGGCTTCTCGGCCGCGGCCCCCGCAGCGGATTTTTTCACGGGCGACTTCGCCGCGGACTTTTTCTCCGTGGCCTTTTTCTCGGCGGGCTTTTTCTCGGCGGGCTTCTTTGCCGCCGATTTTTTTACCGCGGGCTTCTTCGCCGCGGGAGTGGCCACGGTGGGCTCACCCTCGGGGGTGCTTTTTGGGGTCGGCATCGGCTCGGCCGAGGCCGCAGACTCGGCGGGTTTTTGTGTCGCGGATTTTTTTGCCGCGGGCTTTTTTGCCGCGGGCTTCTTCGCCGCGGTCGTGGCGATCCCGGCCTTTTGGGCCGCCTGTGCCGCGGATGTCGCAGCCGAAAGATCGTTATTGTGCTCACCGGTTGTCCTTAAAACCACCGCGCACCCCCTTTTCCCCGAATGGAGCACCATGCCCACTCCGGGGGTCAGCCTATGCGAACGCGCCGCGACGTTCCGCGGCCGCGACCAAATCTGACGGTATCCTCGTCGCGCGATAGACCCAGCTCTGTCGTGCGAAACGCTGCCCTATTCGCGTAACCTCGGTCACGACCCCATCGCGCGTTCCGGGAGGACCCAGCATGCACCCGCACCACCCCGACGCGGCCGCGGCCTCCCCCACACCCACGACCACGATCGCTCCGGGTGTCACGATGCTTGCACTTCCCCTCCCCGGCGGAGCTCCCCCCTATAGTCTCTGCTATCTACTGGAGGATTCCGGCGGCGGGATCCACGTGATTGACCCCGGCTCCGATACCACCCAGAATCGCGAACTCCTGCGCGCGGCGCTGCGCGCGCTCGGAGCGGACCCGGCGGCGATCCGCACCGTCACGGCCACCCACCTGCACCCCGATCATCTGGGGCTCGCGGCGTTTATCCTCGACCGCTCCCCCGCGCGGCTCCTCCTCCACCCCACCGAATCCGCCGCACTCGCGACCCTCGCGGACCCCGGATATGCCGCTGCCCGGCGCGCGGAGATCGCCGGCTGGGGCATACCCGCCGGCCACGCCGCGCTTCCCGGCCCGGAGGAGATCTTCCGCGGGATCCCGCAGGTCCCCGCGGCCGATCCCCTCCGGGACGGCGAGTATCTGCCCATCCCCGGCCGCCGGGTGCGCGTGATCCACACCCCGGGCCATACCCCCGGCCATATCTGTCTGGTCGAGGAGGGGGCCGGCCTGGTCTTCACCGGCGATCACGTGCTGCCCGGGATAAACCCGGGCATCGGCCTGGGCGGCCCCACGCCGGAAAATCCGCTGGCGTCCTATCTGGATTCCCTGGGGCGCCTGGCCGCCCTCGGTGATCCCCTCGTCTGCCCGGGCCACGAGGCCCCGTTCCGCGGGCTCGCGCGGCGCGGAGCGGCCCTCGCCGAGCATCACCGCGGCCGCACCCGGGCGGTGGCCGCCGCGCTGCGCGAGGCCCCGGGGACCTCGGTCTGGCAGATCGCCTCCCGGCTCCCGTGGAGCGGGGGCTGGGAGAACCTCCCCGCCGCCTCGCGGCTCTCCGCGCTGGCCCAGACCGCGATGCACCGGGATTTTCTCGCCCGTTAACCGCCATACCCCCGGCCCGATCCAGTGGATCGGGCCGGGGGTATGGCTCGGCAGGCAGCCCCTAGGGGGTGCGCAGGCCGCGGCGCAGGGCCACGG encodes the following:
- a CDS encoding MBL fold metallo-hydrolase, producing the protein MHPHHPDAAAASPTPTTTIAPGVTMLALPLPGGAPPYSLCYLLEDSGGGIHVIDPGSDTTQNRELLRAALRALGADPAAIRTVTATHLHPDHLGLAAFILDRSPARLLLHPTESAALATLADPGYAAARRAEIAGWGIPAGHAALPGPEEIFRGIPQVPAADPLRDGEYLPIPGRRVRVIHTPGHTPGHICLVEEGAGLVFTGDHVLPGINPGIGLGGPTPENPLASYLDSLGRLAALGDPLVCPGHEAPFRGLARRGAALAEHHRGRTRAVAAALREAPGTSVWQIASRLPWSGGWENLPAASRLSALAQTAMHRDFLAR